One window of Calorimonas adulescens genomic DNA carries:
- a CDS encoding AbrB/MazE/SpoVT family DNA-binding domain-containing protein, which translates to MLKKRISVSQKRQITIPIEFFNILGIEKEVECYLQNNALVIRPVRENTGEFDEQILADLISQGFSGTELLERFKEMRRKVRPAVENLLDEARLAAAGKAKFFTYEDVFGTED; encoded by the coding sequence ATGTTGAAAAAACGTATTTCCGTATCACAAAAGCGCCAGATAACCATTCCTATAGAATTTTTTAACATCCTTGGCATTGAAAAGGAAGTTGAGTGCTATCTTCAAAATAATGCCCTTGTTATCCGCCCTGTGCGCGAGAACACAGGCGAGTTTGATGAACAAATCCTTGCTGATTTAATATCTCAAGGCTTTTCCGGGACTGAGCTTCTCGAAAGGTTTAAGGAAATGCGGCGCAAGGTCCGCCCCGCTGTTGAAAACCTGCTTGACGAAGCTCGTCTTGCTGCGGCCGGTAAAGCTAAATTTTTCACATACGAAGATGTTTTTGGTACGGAGGACTAA
- a CDS encoding CTP synthase: MATRYIFITGGVVSSLGKGITAASVGRLLKSRGLSVAVQKFDPYINVDPGTMSPYQHGEVFVTDDGAETDLDLGHYERFIDTDLTRSSNVTAGRIYQDVIYKERRGDFLGATVQVIPHITNEIKDSVYRVAREKNVDVVITEIGGTVGDIESLPFLEAIRQIGLEQPKDSVLYMHVTLVPSLSKVGELKTKPTQHSVKELRGIGIQPDVIICRSEKPLTRDIKEKIALFCNVSPDAVIQNIDVDSIYEVPLKLQEEGLDELICRKMNITCTEPNMKEWYDLVERAKHRSKRVRIAIVGKYVILHDAYLSVTESLDHAGIFNDTYVDIDWINSEDVTEENVAELLKDAEGILVPGGFGDRGIEGKITAVRYARENKVPFLGLCLGMQCACIEIARDVLNMEGAHSSEFNAKTPYPVIDLMPDQKNLNYMGGTMRLGQYPCRVKEGTKAYEAYGQDMINERHRHRYEFNNRYRQAFQDAGVVFSGTSPDDRLVEMIELKDHPWFVGVQFHPEFKSRPTRPHPLFREFIKAALNK, encoded by the coding sequence ATGGCTACCAGATATATCTTTATAACAGGCGGTGTGGTCTCATCACTGGGAAAAGGAATAACAGCAGCTTCAGTCGGGAGGCTGCTAAAGAGCCGTGGTCTTTCCGTTGCTGTGCAGAAGTTTGACCCATATATAAATGTAGACCCGGGTACTATGAGCCCCTATCAGCACGGTGAGGTCTTTGTCACTGACGATGGGGCAGAGACAGACCTGGACCTCGGCCACTATGAGAGGTTTATAGACACAGACCTCACCCGTTCCAGCAATGTCACTGCAGGCAGGATTTATCAGGATGTAATTTATAAGGAGAGGAGAGGAGACTTCCTGGGTGCTACTGTGCAGGTGATACCCCACATCACCAATGAGATAAAAGACAGCGTCTACAGGGTTGCCAGGGAGAAAAATGTAGATGTTGTCATCACTGAGATAGGCGGAACAGTAGGCGATATAGAGAGCCTCCCATTCTTAGAGGCTATCAGGCAGATAGGGTTGGAACAGCCCAAGGACTCGGTCCTGTACATGCACGTCACCCTTGTGCCCAGCCTCTCTAAGGTGGGTGAACTTAAGACAAAACCCACCCAGCACAGTGTGAAGGAGTTAAGGGGTATAGGCATACAGCCGGATGTCATCATATGCAGGAGTGAAAAACCACTTACAAGGGATATAAAGGAAAAAATTGCCCTCTTCTGCAATGTATCACCGGATGCTGTCATCCAGAACATAGATGTTGACAGCATATATGAGGTTCCGCTCAAGCTGCAGGAGGAGGGTCTGGATGAGCTGATATGCAGGAAGATGAACATAACCTGCACAGAGCCTAACATGAAGGAATGGTACGACCTGGTCGAAAGGGCAAAACACAGGAGTAAGAGGGTGAGGATTGCCATTGTAGGCAAGTATGTCATACTCCACGATGCATACCTCTCTGTGACGGAGTCTTTGGACCATGCAGGTATATTTAACGACACCTATGTGGATATAGACTGGATAAACTCTGAAGATGTCACAGAGGAAAATGTTGCAGAGCTTTTAAAGGATGCAGAAGGCATACTGGTACCGGGCGGTTTTGGAGACCGAGGGATTGAAGGTAAGATAACCGCCGTAAGGTACGCCAGGGAAAACAAGGTGCCGTTTTTGGGGCTATGCCTTGGTATGCAGTGTGCCTGCATAGAGATTGCAAGGGATGTGCTCAACATGGAAGGAGCCCACAGTTCTGAGTTCAATGCAAAGACTCCTTATCCCGTCATCGACCTCATGCCAGATCAGAAAAACTTAAATTATATGGGTGGCACCATGAGGCTCGGCCAGTATCCATGCAGGGTTAAGGAGGGCACGAAAGCTTATGAGGCCTACGGCCAGGACATGATAAATGAAAGGCACAGGCACAGGTATGAGTTTAATAACAGGTACAGGCAGGCATTCCAGGACGCTGGTGTTGTATTCTCAGGTACATCCCCTGATGACAGACTGGTGGAGATGATTGAGCTCAAAGACCACCCATGGTTTGTAGGCGTACAGTTTCATCCTGAATTCAAGTCCAGACCCACAAGGCCTCACCCATTATTTAGGGAGTTTATCAAGGCGGCACTAAATAAATAA
- a CDS encoding type II toxin-antitoxin system RelE/ParE family toxin, with protein sequence MYKLIILPPAARYLKKLKEKPLKAAFQKAVDEILKDPYIGEPKTGDLSGVFCYDIYYNRTNYELAYTIIEESSSTVVVILAGTRENFYEELKRFLH encoded by the coding sequence ATGTACAAGCTTATTATTCTGCCTCCTGCTGCTCGTTATTTAAAAAAGTTAAAAGAAAAACCGCTTAAAGCAGCTTTCCAAAAAGCCGTTGATGAAATCCTCAAGGATCCTTATATTGGCGAACCTAAAACGGGCGATCTTTCAGGTGTCTTTTGTTATGATATTTATTATAACAGGACAAATTATGAGCTGGCTTATACAATCATTGAAGAAAGCAGCTCAACAGTTGTTGTTATACTGGCCGGCACCCGTGAAAATTTCTATGAGGAATTGAAACGGTTCTTACACTAA
- a CDS encoding TMEM165/GDT1 family protein, producing MDWKLFFLAFGMLFIAELGDKTQLTVFTLVTQYNKPLPIFLGASLGLVLVTLIGALFGNLVAKYIPTHYLQLIAGLLFVGIGIYVLYSALPEVMKSLQIFFKR from the coding sequence ATGGACTGGAAACTTTTTTTCTTAGCCTTTGGTATGCTCTTCATAGCAGAACTGGGAGATAAGACCCAGCTCACCGTCTTTACCCTGGTCACCCAATACAATAAACCGCTGCCAATATTCTTAGGGGCTTCTCTGGGACTGGTGCTTGTTACATTAATAGGTGCCCTCTTTGGCAATTTAGTTGCAAAATACATACCCACTCACTACCTTCAGCTCATAGCGGGCCTTCTGTTTGTGGGCATAGGAATATATGTCCTCTATTCTGCACTGCCGGAGGTAATGAAGTCTTTGCAGATATTTTTTAAAAGATAA